From a region of the Pongo pygmaeus isolate AG05252 chromosome 5, NHGRI_mPonPyg2-v2.0_pri, whole genome shotgun sequence genome:
- the TRIM38 gene encoding E3 ubiquitin-protein ligase TRIM38: MASTTSTKKMMEEATCSICLSLMTNPVSINCGHSYCHLCITDFFKNPSQKQLRQETFCCPQCRAPFHVDSLRPNKQLGSLIEALKETDQEMSCEEHGEQLHLFCEDEGQLICWRCERAPQHKGHTTALVEDVCQGYKEKLQKAVTKLRQLEDRCTEQKLSTAIRITKWKEKVQIQRQKIQSDFKNLQCFLHEEEKSYLWRLEKEEQQTLSRLRDHEAGLGLKSNELKSHILELEEKCQGSAQKLLQNVKDTLSRSWAVKLETSEAISLELHTMCNVSKLYFDVKKMLRSHQVSVTLDPDTAHHELILSEDRRQVTRGYTQENQDTSSRRFTAFPCVLGCEGFTSGRRYFEVDVGEGTGWDLGVCMENVQRGTGMKQEPQSGFWTLRLCKKKGYVALTSPPTSLHLHEQPLLVGVFLDYEAGVVSFYNGTTGCHIFTFPKASFSDTLRPYFQVYQYSPLFLPPPDD, from the exons ATGGCCTCAACCACCAGCACCAAGAAGATGATGGAGGAAGCCACCTGCTCCATCTGCCTGAGCCTGATGACGAACCCAGTAAGCATCAACTGTGGACACAGCTACTGCCACTTGTGTATAACAGACTTCTTTAAAAACCCAAGCCAAAagcaactgaggcaggagacattCTGCTGTCCCCAGTGTCGGGCTCCATTTCACGTGGATAGCCTCCGACCCAACAAGCAGCTGGGAAGCCTCATTGAAGCCCTCAAAGAGACGGATCAAGAAATGTCATGTGAGGAACACGGAGAGCAGCTCCACCTGTTCTGCGAAGACGAGGGGCAGCTCATCTGCTGGCGCTGTGAGCGGGCACCGCAGCACAAAGGGCACACCACAGCTCTTGTTGAAGATGTATGCCAGGGCTACAAG GAAAAGCTCCAGAAAGCTGTGACAAAATTGAGGCAACTTGAAGACAGATGTACGGAGCAGAAGCTGTCCACAGCAATACGAATAACTAAATGGAAA GAGAAGGTACAGATTCAGAGACAAAAAATCCAGTCTGACTTTAAGAATCTCCAGTGTTTCCTACATGAGGAAGAGAAGTCTTATCTCTGGAGGCTGGAGAAAGAAGAACAACAGACTCTGAGTAGACTGAGGGACCATGAGGCTGGTCTGGGGCTGAAGAGCAATGAACTCAAGAGCCATATCCTGGAACTAGAGGAAAAATGTCAGGGCTCAGCCCAGAAATTGCTGCAG aaTGTGAAAGACACTTTGAGCAG GAGTTGGGCTGTGAAGCTGGAAACATCAGAGGCCATCTCCTTGGAACTTCATACTATGTGCAATGTTTCCAAGCTTTACTTCGATGTGAAGAAAATGTTAAGGAGTCATCAAG ttagtGTGACTCTGGATCCAGATACAGCTCATCATGAACTAATTCTCTCTGAGGATCGGAGACAAGTGACTCGTGGATACACCCAGGAGAATCAGGACACATCTTCCAGGAGATTTACTGCCTTCCCCTGTGTCTTGGGTTGTGAAGGCTTCACCTCAGGAAGACGTTACTTTGAAGTGGATGTTGGCGAAGGAACCGGGTGGGATTTAGGAGTTTGTATGGAAAATGTGCAGAGGGGCACTGGCATGAAGCAAGAGCCTCAGTCTGGCTTCTGGACCCTCAGGCTGTGCAAAAAGAAAGGCTATGTAGCACTTACTTCTCCCCCAACTTCCCTTCATCTGCATGAGCAGCCCCTGCTTGTGGGAGTTTTTCTGGACTATGAGGCCGGAGTTGTATCCTTTTATAACGGGACTACTGGCTGCCACATCTTTACTTTCCCAAAGGCTTCCTTCTCTGATACTCTCCGGCCCTATTTCCAGGTTTATCAATATTCTCCTTTGTTTCTGCCTCCCCCAGATGACTAA